The following coding sequences are from one Electrophorus electricus isolate fEleEle1 chromosome 22, fEleEle1.pri, whole genome shotgun sequence window:
- the LOC113567737 gene encoding uncharacterized protein LOC113567737, translating to MAKSQENRRRLREHIIDYLDDEGNKIPKQTYLTRNPEKLIADSKQGENAIVTNLLLYTHRTDAWHNAICVYYVNSTQNPLEKGRQIKVNVQAGTLTVNVYNSGMVMFQGAESVLVSVLDSFDQILQVVERPYEFGGLSQHSSEEHQPEREQSQPTEREQFQPTEREQSQPAERAQSQPAEREQSQLAERGQSQPAEKQSQPTGESSLNLERESSLNPQRESSLNPQRESSLNPQRENWPFRQIDNHHNLQRHNHLNLLRDNLYNLQRDNLYNLQRDNHYNLQRHSHYNLQRDIYYNLQRDYHFNLQRDYLPNHPLASHSILQRDNLCNLQ from the coding sequence ATGGCAAAGTCTCAGGAAAACAGGAGAAGACTCCGTGAACATATAATCGACTACCTGGATGATGAGGGAAACAAAATACCCAAACAAACGTACCTAACAAGGAATCCTGAAAAACTCATCGCAGATTCCAAGCAAGGAGAGAATGCAATTGTTACAAATCTCCTACTATATACACACCGCACGGACGCCTGGCACAACGCGATCTGTGTGTACTATGTGAATAGCACCCAGAATCCTTTAGAAAAGGGAAGACAGATCAAGGTAAATGTCCAGGCAGGGACCCTgactgtaaatgtttataatagTGGAATGGTCATGTTTCAAGGCGCCGAGTCCGTTCTGGTCTCAGTTCTGGACAGCTTTGATCAAATACTCCAAGTGGTTGAAAGACCATATGAGTTTGGTGGATTAAGTCAACACTCATCTGAGGAGCATCAACCTGAGAGAGAGCAGTCCcaacccacagagagagagcagtttcaacccacagagagagagcagtctcaACCCGCAGAAAGAGCGCAGTCTCAACccgcagagagagagcagtctcaACTCGCAGAAAGAGGGCAGTCTCAACCCGCAGAGAAGCAGTCTCAACCCACAGGAGAGAGCAGTCTcaacctggagagagagagcagtctcaacccacagagagagagcagtctcaacccacagagagagagcagtctcaacccacagagagagaactggccATTCCGGCAGATAGACAATCACCACAATTTACAGAGACACAACCATCTCAACCTGCTGAGAGACAATCTCTACAACCTGCAGAGAGACAATCTCTACAACCTGCAGAGAGACAATCACTACAACCTGCAGAGACACAGTCACTACAACCTGCAGAGAGACATTTACTACAACCTGCAGAGAGACTATCACTTCAACCTGCAGAGAGACTATCTCCCTAACCATCCGCTAGCCAGTCACTCCATTCTACAAAGAGACAACCTCTGTAACCTACAGTAA